Proteins co-encoded in one Bacillus infantis NRRL B-14911 genomic window:
- a CDS encoding cell wall hydrolase, with product MKYLALMIAAFMLISFQIVQNPGKQAFAKTIDNVDIYTVKEEDSLSKLSRQFGVAAEDIQKANYKKDEKIFAGDKLIIPSAPKKKKRITEQKVSLSKGEKDLLARLVHAEAKGEPHAGKVAVAEVVLNRMKDEKFPDTVKEVIYEDRQFEPVDNGMINKPAGKDSQKAVQEALTEERKDGESLFFFNPDQTNSKWLRTRAVTKEIGNHRFAK from the coding sequence ATGAAATATCTTGCCTTAATGATTGCTGCATTCATGCTGATCTCATTCCAGATTGTCCAAAATCCCGGAAAACAAGCATTTGCCAAGACGATTGATAATGTCGATATATATACTGTAAAAGAAGAGGATAGCCTTTCGAAGCTCAGCAGGCAATTTGGTGTGGCTGCAGAGGATATACAGAAGGCTAATTATAAAAAGGATGAAAAGATATTTGCCGGAGATAAGCTCATCATTCCGTCTGCTCCAAAGAAAAAGAAGCGGATAACAGAACAAAAGGTCAGCTTATCTAAAGGAGAAAAAGATCTTTTGGCAAGGCTTGTGCATGCGGAGGCAAAAGGTGAGCCGCATGCCGGAAAAGTCGCTGTGGCTGAAGTGGTCCTCAATAGAATGAAGGACGAAAAATTTCCGGACACAGTCAAAGAAGTTATTTACGAAGACAGGCAATTTGAGCCTGTGGACAATGGGATGATCAATAAACCGGCAGGGAAGGATTCACAGAAAGCAGTCCAGGAGGCATTGACTGAAGAAAGAAAAGACGGTGAGTCCCTGTTTTTCTTTAATCCTGACCAGACTAACAGCAAATGGCTCCGCACAAGGGCCGTTACAAAAGAAATCGGCAACCACCGGTTTGCGAAATAG
- a CDS encoding YkvA family protein produces the protein MKTFKKEDYEKEYKKYESRAAKYLNDPGKTSGLLSKASKKADSRKNSLSEVWDKLQLLFELIKAYSKGQYRDISAKTAVTVIAGILYFVSPLDLVPDFLAGIGILDDAAIIGFIIKQIANELERFKLWRETQPDNIIDMEEDSKKTLV, from the coding sequence ATGAAGACTTTCAAAAAGGAAGATTACGAAAAGGAGTATAAAAAATATGAGAGCCGCGCTGCAAAATACTTAAATGATCCGGGCAAAACAAGCGGGCTTCTTTCCAAAGCAAGCAAAAAAGCCGATTCCAGGAAAAATTCCCTATCTGAAGTATGGGACAAGCTTCAGCTCCTGTTTGAACTCATTAAAGCCTACTCAAAGGGACAGTATAGGGACATTTCTGCAAAAACAGCTGTTACGGTCATTGCTGGCATTCTCTATTTTGTGTCTCCCCTGGATCTTGTCCCCGACTTTCTTGCCGGAATCGGCATATTGGATGATGCCGCAATCATCGGCTTTATCATCAAGCAAATCGCCAATGAGCTTGAAAGATTTAAGCTATGGAGAGAAACACAGCCAGACAATATTATAGATATGGAAGAAGACAGCAAAAAAACTCTTGTATAG
- a CDS encoding NAD-dependent deacylase, with protein sequence MLLEWLKESSYTVILTGAGMSTESGLPDFRSAGSGLTNTVDYGKIASTEALNHHVSEFIEFYRRRVMGLKECSPHAGHYILADWERRGIVQSIITQNVDGFHQAAGSRNVAELHGTLQQVHCQTCGKIFPNDEYIDEHFRCSDCGGILRPSIVLFGEMLPEEAIDFAAAESEKADLFIVLGSSLSVTPANQFPLIAKQCGAKLVIINMDPTDLDLYADKVINGEKAGELLKELDAEIGKM encoded by the coding sequence ATGCTTTTAGAGTGGCTGAAAGAGTCAAGCTATACGGTTATATTGACTGGTGCAGGCATGTCAACAGAAAGCGGGCTGCCTGATTTCCGGTCTGCAGGAAGCGGGTTAACGAATACAGTGGATTATGGGAAAATTGCCAGTACAGAAGCTCTCAACCATCATGTCAGCGAATTCATTGAATTTTATCGCCGCAGAGTTATGGGGCTGAAGGAATGCAGTCCCCATGCAGGGCATTATATATTGGCAGACTGGGAAAGGAGGGGAATTGTCCAAAGCATCATTACACAGAATGTAGACGGTTTTCATCAGGCGGCAGGAAGCAGAAATGTGGCTGAACTGCATGGTACACTGCAGCAGGTCCATTGCCAGACATGCGGGAAAATATTTCCGAATGATGAATACATAGATGAGCATTTCCGGTGCAGTGATTGCGGGGGGATTTTGCGGCCGTCCATCGTCCTTTTTGGGGAGATGCTCCCCGAGGAAGCTATTGATTTTGCTGCTGCAGAGTCAGAGAAAGCTGATCTTTTCATTGTCCTTGGCTCATCCCTCTCTGTCACTCCTGCCAATCAGTTTCCGCTCATTGCCAAGCAGTGTGGTGCAAAACTGGTTATCATTAATATGGATCCTACTGATTTGGACCTTTACGCGGACAAAGTCATTAACGGAGAAAAAGCTGGAGAATTGCTGAAAGAGCTTGATGCAGAAATAGGAAAAATGTGA
- the treP gene encoding PTS system trehalose-specific EIIBC component, giving the protein MSNYRESAERIVEAVGGKENIAAATHCVTRLRFALKDESKVDKEALENIDSVKGSFSTNGQFQVVIGQGLVDKVYKEMAAATGIGELSKEEVKAAASEKMNPLQRAIKTLADIFIPILPAIVTAGLLMGINNIMTAPDIFYTGKSFIDVHPGWADLANIINMIANTAFVFLPGLIGWSAVNRFGGSPLLGMVLGLMLVHPDLLNAWGYGSTDKVPVWNLFGLEIEKVGYQGQVLPVLAASYVLARIEIFLRKRIPDSIQLLTVAPIALLITGFLSFIAIGPVTFTIGGWITDGVVSIFDAVPALGGLIYGGLYAPLVITGMHHTFLAVDLQLIGSIGGTFLWPMVALSNIAQGSASLAMFFLNKNEKVKGLAATSSLSAFLGVTEPAMFGVNLRFKYPFIAAVIGSALGGMFITIKGVIAPSIGVGGLPAFFSILSENWGSFFIGMAIVLVVPFVLTFLFGKFRKAE; this is encoded by the coding sequence ATGAGCAATTACAGAGAATCTGCCGAGCGTATTGTAGAAGCAGTTGGCGGAAAAGAAAATATTGCAGCAGCTACGCACTGCGTAACCCGTCTGCGGTTTGCTTTGAAGGATGAAAGCAAAGTTGATAAAGAAGCATTGGAAAATATAGATAGTGTTAAAGGATCATTTTCTACAAACGGCCAATTCCAGGTGGTCATCGGCCAAGGCCTTGTTGATAAGGTATACAAGGAAATGGCAGCGGCTACAGGAATCGGTGAATTGTCAAAAGAAGAAGTGAAAGCAGCTGCTTCTGAAAAAATGAATCCGCTTCAAAGAGCAATCAAAACGCTGGCCGACATTTTCATTCCTATTCTTCCGGCTATTGTTACAGCCGGCCTGCTGATGGGAATCAACAATATCATGACAGCGCCTGATATCTTTTATACAGGCAAATCATTCATAGACGTTCATCCAGGATGGGCTGATCTCGCTAATATCATCAATATGATAGCCAATACCGCGTTTGTATTCCTGCCGGGGCTGATTGGATGGAGTGCGGTCAATCGTTTCGGCGGAAGTCCGCTTCTTGGCATGGTGCTCGGCCTGATGCTTGTCCACCCCGACTTGCTTAATGCTTGGGGTTATGGTTCTACTGATAAGGTTCCTGTATGGAATCTGTTTGGACTGGAGATAGAGAAAGTCGGCTATCAGGGTCAGGTGCTGCCGGTACTGGCTGCGTCCTATGTTTTGGCAAGGATTGAGATATTTTTAAGAAAGAGGATTCCGGATTCAATCCAGCTGCTGACAGTCGCGCCGATTGCGCTGCTGATCACAGGCTTCCTGTCTTTCATTGCGATCGGGCCTGTTACGTTTACGATCGGAGGCTGGATCACTGACGGTGTTGTATCCATTTTTGATGCGGTTCCTGCTCTTGGAGGATTGATTTACGGCGGCCTTTATGCACCGCTCGTTATTACAGGGATGCACCATACATTCCTGGCTGTCGATCTGCAGCTGATCGGATCAATCGGCGGAACATTCCTCTGGCCGATGGTGGCATTATCAAATATTGCTCAAGGTTCAGCATCGCTTGCGATGTTCTTCTTAAATAAAAATGAAAAAGTAAAGGGACTTGCTGCAACTTCTTCGCTTTCAGCTTTCCTCGGAGTTACAGAGCCAGCCATGTTCGGTGTGAACCTGCGCTTCAAATATCCGTTCATCGCAGCGGTCATCGGCTCTGCCCTGGGCGGCATGTTCATTACCATTAAAGGGGTCATTGCTCCATCGATCGGAGTCGGCGGACTGCCTGCCTTCTTCTCAATCTTATCCGAAAACTGGGGGTCCTTCTTTATCGGGATGGCGATCGTGCTGGTTGTGCCGTTTGTGCTGACATTCCTGTTCGGCAAATTCAGAAAAGCTGAATGA
- a CDS encoding glycoside hydrolase family 13 protein: MKGQWWKESTVYQIYPRSFMDSNGDGIGDLQGIISKLDYLKKLGIDVIWLSPVYQSPNDDNGYDISDYKNIMDEFGTMDDWEELLNELHLRDMKLIMDLVVNHSSDEHAWFIEAKKSKETPYRDYYIWRKGENGREPNNWGSNFGGSAWEYDENSGEYFLHLFSKKQPDLNWENPALRQEVYDMMQWWLDKGIDGFRMDVINFISKEDGLPDDEVKPGKKYASGSKYYRNGPRIHEYLQEMNEKVLSHYDVMTVGEMPGVKPEMARDYTGEDRNELNMVFQFEHVSLDNGPGGKWDLKPLDLSDLKKSLTKWQTELEETGWNSLYFNNHDQPRSVSRFGNDGEYRKESAKMLATLLHMMKGTPYVYQGEEIGMTNVEFPGIGDYRDIETLNYFRESTEAGVPAGKAMESIYAKGRDNARTPMQWNSSENAGFTTGTPWIGINPNFSDINAAEALEDKNSIFYYYQDLIRLRKEHDIIVYGKYELILEEDPAIFAYTRTLGSQVLVVLCNFYGNTRKLALPEELKEIKYSWLTGNYGSEGREDIVPQQLKPYEAIVLIGEK; the protein is encoded by the coding sequence ATGAAAGGGCAATGGTGGAAAGAAAGCACAGTTTACCAGATATATCCGAGGAGCTTCATGGACAGCAATGGTGATGGCATAGGCGATTTGCAGGGCATCATTTCCAAGCTGGACTATCTTAAAAAACTGGGGATAGATGTCATCTGGCTGTCGCCTGTTTATCAATCACCCAATGATGATAATGGCTATGATATTAGTGATTATAAAAATATCATGGACGAGTTCGGGACCATGGATGATTGGGAAGAGCTGCTCAATGAGTTGCACCTCCGCGATATGAAGCTGATCATGGACCTTGTCGTCAACCACAGCTCTGATGAGCATGCCTGGTTCATTGAAGCGAAGAAATCCAAAGAAACTCCTTACAGGGATTATTATATTTGGCGCAAAGGGGAAAACGGCAGGGAGCCGAACAATTGGGGTTCCAATTTCGGCGGATCTGCATGGGAATATGACGAAAACTCCGGAGAATACTTCCTCCATTTGTTCTCAAAGAAGCAGCCTGATTTGAACTGGGAGAATCCGGCTCTGAGGCAGGAAGTATATGATATGATGCAGTGGTGGCTCGATAAAGGGATTGATGGCTTCAGGATGGATGTGATCAATTTCATCTCAAAGGAGGATGGCCTCCCGGATGATGAAGTGAAACCCGGCAAGAAATATGCATCAGGAAGCAAATATTATAGAAATGGGCCAAGAATCCATGAGTATCTTCAGGAAATGAACGAAAAAGTCCTTTCGCATTATGATGTTATGACTGTCGGAGAGATGCCTGGGGTCAAGCCCGAAATGGCCCGTGATTATACAGGGGAAGACAGGAATGAACTGAATATGGTGTTCCAATTTGAGCATGTAAGCCTCGACAATGGTCCGGGCGGAAAGTGGGATCTTAAACCGCTAGACCTTTCAGACCTGAAGAAAAGCCTGACAAAATGGCAGACCGAGCTTGAAGAAACGGGCTGGAATTCTTTATATTTCAATAACCATGACCAGCCGAGATCTGTTTCAAGATTCGGCAATGATGGGGAATACCGCAAAGAATCGGCGAAGATGCTGGCTACCCTGCTCCATATGATGAAGGGCACCCCGTATGTGTATCAGGGCGAAGAAATCGGGATGACAAATGTTGAATTTCCGGGTATAGGAGATTACCGGGACATTGAAACCCTTAATTATTTCCGTGAATCGACAGAAGCGGGAGTGCCGGCAGGGAAAGCGATGGAAAGCATATACGCAAAAGGAAGGGACAACGCCAGAACCCCTATGCAATGGAATTCTTCGGAAAATGCCGGTTTTACAACCGGTACTCCATGGATTGGCATTAACCCGAACTTCAGTGATATAAATGCGGCGGAAGCCCTGGAAGATAAGAATTCCATCTTTTATTATTATCAGGACCTGATCAGGCTCAGAAAAGAGCATGACATTATAGTCTACGGAAAATATGAACTGATATTGGAAGAAGATCCGGCGATTTTTGCATACACACGTACCCTGGGCAGTCAGGTGCTTGTAGTGCTGTGTAATTTTTATGGAAATACACGGAAACTGGCATTGCCTGAAGAGCTTAAAGAGATCAAATATTCCTGGCTGACAGGTAACTATGGCAGTGAAGGCAGGGAAGACATAGTGCCTCAGCAGCTTAAGCCTTATGAGGCGATTGTCTTGATTGGCGAAAAATAA
- the treC gene encoding alpha,alpha-phosphotrehalase — MKQPWWKKATVYQIYPKSFNDTTGSGVGDLQGIIEKLDYLKELGIDVIWLTPIYRSPQRDNGYDISDYFSIHEEYGTMEEFDSLLNEAHSRGIKVIMDIVVNHTSTDHHWFKEAKKSRDNPYRDFYIWKEPKEDGSAPTNWESKFGGNAWEFDEETGQYYLHLFDVTQADLNWENEKLRQEVYDMMDFWFDKGVDGFRLDVINLISKDQRFPDDDGSLPPGDGRKFYTDGPRVHEYMHEMNREVFSKHDSMTVGEMSSTSIDHCVKYSNPEREELSMTFNFHHLKVDYPGGEKWALADFDFSALKNILSKWQVEMNKGGGWNALFWCNHDQPRVISRYGDDGEYHNKSAKMLASAIHMMQGTPYIYQGEEFGMTNPYFENIIQYRDVESLNIFEIKRKEGVPEEEILKILQSKSRDNSRTPVQWNDSRNAGFTDGTPWIGIAGNYQEINAEKAVKDPDSIFHHYKKLIGLRKEYDIITYGNYELLLEDHPEIFAYLRNGRDEKLLVLNNFYGSETAFTLPDRKIADEYTAELLLSNYGDGPSDIREITLRPYESIIFHLTK; from the coding sequence ATGAAACAACCTTGGTGGAAGAAAGCGACAGTATATCAAATTTATCCGAAAAGCTTTAATGATACAACCGGCAGCGGCGTGGGTGACCTGCAGGGCATTATTGAAAAGCTGGATTACTTAAAAGAGCTTGGCATTGATGTTATCTGGCTTACGCCGATCTACCGGTCTCCACAGCGGGATAACGGCTATGATATCAGTGATTATTTCAGCATCCACGAGGAATACGGGACTATGGAGGAGTTTGATTCACTGCTAAACGAAGCGCACAGCAGAGGTATCAAAGTCATCATGGATATCGTTGTAAACCATACCTCAACAGATCATCACTGGTTCAAGGAAGCAAAGAAATCAAGAGATAATCCTTACCGGGATTTTTATATCTGGAAGGAGCCTAAAGAGGATGGAAGCGCCCCGACGAACTGGGAATCCAAGTTTGGCGGCAATGCGTGGGAGTTCGATGAGGAGACAGGGCAGTACTATCTCCATCTGTTCGATGTAACCCAGGCAGATCTGAATTGGGAAAATGAAAAGCTCCGCCAGGAAGTGTACGATATGATGGACTTCTGGTTTGACAAAGGAGTGGACGGCTTCCGCCTTGATGTCATCAACTTGATATCCAAAGATCAGCGGTTCCCGGATGACGACGGATCGCTCCCGCCCGGGGACGGCAGGAAGTTCTATACAGATGGGCCGCGAGTCCATGAATACATGCATGAAATGAACCGCGAGGTGTTTTCAAAGCATGACAGCATGACTGTAGGTGAAATGTCTTCTACAAGCATCGATCATTGCGTGAAATATTCGAATCCGGAACGGGAAGAGCTCAGCATGACCTTCAATTTTCATCACTTGAAGGTAGATTATCCCGGCGGAGAGAAGTGGGCGCTTGCAGACTTCGATTTTTCTGCTCTGAAGAATATCCTCTCCAAATGGCAGGTGGAGATGAACAAAGGCGGCGGCTGGAATGCCCTGTTCTGGTGCAACCATGATCAGCCCCGTGTTATATCAAGGTACGGAGATGATGGGGAATATCACAATAAATCAGCCAAGATGCTTGCATCTGCCATTCATATGATGCAAGGAACCCCTTATATCTATCAGGGCGAAGAGTTTGGGATGACCAATCCTTATTTTGAAAATATCATCCAATACCGGGATGTAGAATCCTTGAATATCTTTGAAATTAAAAGAAAAGAAGGAGTGCCTGAGGAAGAAATCCTTAAAATACTCCAAAGTAAATCGAGGGATAACTCAAGGACGCCTGTCCAATGGAATGACAGCAGAAATGCAGGCTTTACGGATGGAACTCCATGGATCGGCATTGCCGGCAATTACCAGGAGATCAACGCCGAAAAAGCGGTAAAAGATCCTGATTCCATTTTCCATCATTATAAAAAGCTGATCGGCCTCCGCAAAGAATATGATATTATCACTTACGGGAATTATGAGCTGCTGCTGGAGGACCATCCTGAAATTTTTGCGTACCTCCGGAATGGCAGGGACGAAAAACTCCTTGTACTTAACAATTTCTATGGAAGTGAGACAGCCTTTACACTTCCTGACAGGAAAATAGCTGATGAATATACAGCAGAGCTGCTGCTTTCAAATTATGGTGATGGACCCTCCGACATCAGGGAAATCACATTAAGGCCATATGAATCGATCATTTTCCATTTGACTAAATAA
- a CDS encoding NupC/NupG family nucleoside CNT transporter, which translates to MNFIWGIAGILTVLVIALLLSNNRRAINPRTILGGLAIQILFAFAVLKWEAGRKALNWLTMGVNSIINYANEGINFLFGGLFAEGSGVTYVFAFQVLPIVIFFSALISVLYYLKIMQFIIKILGGGLSWLLGTRKAESMSAAANIFVGQTEAPLVIRPYIGQMTNSELFAVMTGGLASVAGSVLVGYSLLGVPLEYLLAASFMAAPAGLIMAKIIFPETEKKEEPKELEMENDSDSTNVIDAAAKGASVGLQLALNIGAMLLAFIALVALLNGLLGWIGSWFGFGELTLQLILGYIFSPLAFAIGVPWAEAVEAGNFIGQKLILNEFVAYSSFAPEIPELTDKTVAIISFALCGFANISSLAILLGGLGNLAPNRRADIARLGIRSVIAGALASLLSAAIAGMLF; encoded by the coding sequence ATGAATTTCATCTGGGGAATTGCCGGAATACTGACCGTACTGGTCATCGCTTTGCTGCTTTCCAACAACAGGCGGGCAATCAATCCGCGTACAATCCTGGGAGGCCTTGCCATTCAGATCCTGTTTGCATTTGCGGTCCTCAAATGGGAAGCCGGACGCAAGGCACTTAACTGGCTGACTATGGGAGTCAACAGCATCATCAATTATGCCAATGAAGGCATTAACTTTCTATTTGGCGGCCTCTTTGCAGAAGGATCAGGCGTTACATATGTTTTCGCTTTTCAAGTATTGCCGATTGTTATTTTTTTCTCCGCCCTTATATCGGTCCTGTACTACTTGAAGATCATGCAGTTCATCATTAAAATCCTTGGCGGGGGATTATCCTGGCTTCTCGGCACCCGAAAGGCGGAATCCATGTCAGCAGCGGCAAATATTTTTGTAGGCCAGACAGAGGCGCCTCTCGTTATCCGCCCCTATATTGGCCAAATGACAAACTCTGAGCTGTTTGCCGTCATGACAGGAGGGCTCGCTTCTGTAGCTGGCTCAGTTCTTGTCGGCTATTCACTTTTGGGCGTACCGCTTGAATACCTTCTCGCAGCGAGCTTTATGGCTGCTCCGGCAGGGCTGATCATGGCTAAGATCATTTTTCCAGAAACAGAGAAGAAGGAAGAGCCAAAAGAATTGGAAATGGAAAATGACAGCGATTCGACGAATGTTATTGATGCAGCCGCAAAAGGTGCCAGTGTCGGCCTGCAGCTGGCTCTCAATATCGGTGCCATGCTTCTTGCGTTCATTGCACTCGTTGCACTGCTGAATGGTTTGCTTGGCTGGATCGGCAGCTGGTTCGGATTTGGGGAACTGACGCTTCAGCTCATTCTCGGCTATATCTTCTCCCCGCTTGCTTTTGCCATTGGAGTTCCATGGGCTGAGGCTGTGGAGGCAGGAAACTTTATCGGTCAAAAGCTGATCCTGAATGAATTTGTTGCTTATTCCTCCTTCGCTCCGGAAATTCCGGAGCTTACGGACAAGACCGTTGCCATCATCAGCTTTGCTCTCTGCGGTTTTGCCAATATCTCATCCCTTGCCATCCTTCTTGGCGGCCTGGGCAATCTTGCCCCAAACCGGAGGGCCGATATCGCCCGGCTTGGGATAAGATCCGTCATCGCAGGAGCGCTTGCATCGCTCCTCAGCGCTGCTATTGCAGGGATGCTCTTTTAA
- a CDS encoding metal-dependent hydrolase has product MDTITHTLFGLALYASVDKSRLEKKEKAAYLTAAVAASQIPDIDVISQLWDTQGLYQMWHRGITHSVFLTPLWALLIYMACRWIFKVKDPKLFFLSWIAVFIHDTSDLFNAWGTGYLEPFSDRRITFGTIPIVDLVFWAIILAAFLLSVRKRKKWRKHIYFRAAWVLMLLHLASQSIQGYILYEEYSSQDSEVALSADFVPWQFTVITKNGPEVSLYKDGLFTSREKTYSLVSAEDADMDRLFQENPKAKTLYEWSPFVVIVDDDEQLGLYDPRFYINGQSFLFEAIKKEAGQ; this is encoded by the coding sequence ATGGATACCATTACACATACATTATTCGGGCTTGCCCTTTATGCTTCAGTTGATAAAAGCAGGCTTGAGAAAAAAGAAAAGGCCGCCTATTTGACAGCTGCTGTTGCGGCGAGCCAAATACCTGATATCGATGTGATTTCACAGCTATGGGATACACAGGGACTTTATCAGATGTGGCACAGGGGCATCACTCATTCTGTTTTCCTTACGCCGCTTTGGGCACTGCTGATTTACATGGCATGCCGCTGGATTTTCAAGGTAAAAGATCCCAAACTCTTTTTCCTGAGCTGGATAGCCGTCTTTATACATGATACGAGTGACCTGTTCAATGCATGGGGAACCGGTTATCTTGAGCCGTTTTCTGACAGAAGGATCACGTTCGGAACCATCCCGATTGTCGATCTTGTCTTCTGGGCAATCATCCTTGCAGCTTTTCTCCTCTCTGTCCGGAAAAGAAAAAAATGGAGGAAGCATATTTATTTCAGGGCGGCATGGGTGCTGATGCTCCTTCATCTGGCCAGCCAAAGCATCCAGGGATATATACTTTATGAGGAATACAGCAGCCAGGACAGCGAGGTTGCACTTTCAGCCGATTTTGTGCCATGGCAGTTTACCGTTATCACCAAAAATGGCCCGGAAGTCTCTCTTTATAAAGATGGATTATTTACCAGCAGGGAAAAGACTTATAGCCTTGTGTCTGCAGAGGATGCAGATATGGACAGGCTTTTCCAAGAAAACCCGAAAGCAAAGACTCTTTACGAATGGTCTCCATTTGTTGTGATAGTAGATGATGACGAACAGCTGGGGCTTTACGATCCCCGATTCTACATCAATGGCCAATCCTTCTTATTCGAAGCGATAAAAAAAGAAGCAGGGCAATAA
- a CDS encoding peptide chain release factor 3, with protein sequence MSNNFSDEVLSRRTFAIISHPDAGKTTLTEKLLLFGGAIRDAGTVKGKKTGKFATSDWMEIEKQRGISVTSSVMQFDYKDARVNILDTPGHQDFSEDTYRTLTAVDSAVMIIDSAKGIEAQTLKLFKVCRMRGIPIFTFMNKLDRQGKSPLELLAELEEVMEIESYPMNWPIGMGKEFLGIYDRHHNRIEQFRVDESERFLDLNADGEIDGDHPMKQSSLYDQTLEEIMLLNEAGNEFSREKVANGTLTPVFFGSALANFGVQTFLESYLDFAPSPQARNSTEGKIDPLSEDFSGFIFKIQANMNPAHRDRIAFLRICSGKFERGMTINIPRTGKQLKLSQSTQFMADDRSTVDEAVSGDIIGLYDPGLYQIGDTLTVGKNKFQYEKLPQFTPELFVRVTAKNVMKQKHFHKGIQQLVQEGAIQLYKTVKTDEYLLGAVGQLQFEVFEHRMKNEYNAEVRMEGQGSKIARWIEGDVDESLSSSRSLLVTDRYDKKVFLFENDFALRWFQDKNPDVKLYNPMDMEQ encoded by the coding sequence ATGTCTAACAATTTTTCAGATGAAGTTCTTTCACGGCGCACGTTTGCGATCATTTCCCACCCGGATGCCGGAAAGACTACGTTAACAGAAAAACTGCTCCTGTTTGGCGGAGCGATACGCGATGCCGGTACCGTTAAAGGAAAGAAAACCGGCAAATTTGCCACAAGCGACTGGATGGAAATCGAAAAGCAGCGCGGCATCTCCGTTACATCAAGTGTAATGCAATTTGACTATAAAGATGCCCGGGTAAATATCCTGGACACTCCTGGGCACCAGGATTTCAGTGAAGACACATACCGTACCTTAACGGCTGTGGACAGCGCCGTCATGATCATTGATTCGGCCAAAGGTATAGAAGCCCAGACATTGAAACTATTCAAAGTCTGCCGGATGAGGGGCATACCGATCTTTACATTCATGAACAAGCTTGACCGCCAGGGGAAAAGTCCTTTGGAGCTTCTTGCAGAGCTGGAAGAAGTAATGGAAATCGAATCATATCCGATGAATTGGCCGATCGGGATGGGCAAGGAATTCCTCGGTATCTACGACCGCCATCATAACCGGATCGAACAGTTCCGTGTAGATGAGTCTGAGCGTTTCCTTGACCTGAATGCAGATGGTGAAATTGATGGGGACCACCCGATGAAGCAGTCTTCCCTTTACGACCAGACGCTTGAGGAAATCATGCTCCTGAATGAAGCAGGAAATGAATTTTCACGTGAGAAGGTGGCAAATGGAACGCTGACGCCTGTATTCTTCGGCAGCGCCCTGGCCAATTTCGGTGTACAGACCTTCCTTGAATCTTATCTGGACTTTGCGCCGTCTCCGCAGGCCCGCAACTCCACTGAAGGTAAGATTGATCCGCTATCAGAGGATTTCTCAGGCTTTATCTTCAAGATCCAGGCAAACATGAATCCTGCCCACCGTGACCGGATAGCATTCCTCAGGATTTGCTCCGGCAAATTCGAGCGCGGGATGACCATCAATATCCCTCGTACAGGCAAGCAGCTGAAGCTGAGCCAGTCGACACAATTTATGGCAGATGACCGCAGTACGGTCGATGAGGCAGTGAGCGGGGATATAATCGGATTGTATGATCCGGGCCTGTACCAAATAGGCGATACCCTGACAGTGGGAAAAAACAAGTTTCAATATGAAAAGCTGCCTCAGTTCACACCTGAGCTGTTTGTAAGAGTCACTGCAAAGAATGTGATGAAGCAGAAGCACTTCCACAAAGGGATCCAGCAGCTCGTCCAGGAGGGTGCCATTCAGCTGTACAAGACAGTTAAAACAGATGAATACCTTCTTGGTGCAGTCGGCCAGCTCCAATTCGAGGTCTTTGAGCACCGCATGAAAAATGAGTACAATGCGGAAGTCAGGATGGAAGGGCAGGGAAGCAAGATTGCCCGATGGATTGAGGGAGACGTGGACGAGAGTCTTTCCAGTTCACGGAGCCTTCTGGTTACAGACCGATATGACAAAAAAGTGTTCTTATTTGAAAATGACTTTGCCCTGAGATGGTTCCAGGACAAAAACCCGGATGTAAAACTTTACAATCCGATGGATATGGAGCAATAA